A single window of Brevundimonas vitisensis DNA harbors:
- the dnaJ gene encoding molecular chaperone DnaJ, translating into MATRDYYEILGVERTIDAAGLKSAYRKLAMKHHPDRNGGSDESLALFKEISEAYTVLSDDQKRAAYDRFGHAGVNGGAGQGFGGGQGFADVNDIFSQVFGDAFGDVFGGRGGGRASGGPRRGSDLRYDLEITLEQAYKGSDVEIAVPSTATCETCEGSGAKAGTKPVTCTTCQGAGRVRQANGFFQVERTCPRCGGNGQMIAEPCGTCHGHGQVRKTRKMSLKIPAGVDDGSRIRLSGEGDSGQRGGPRGDLYVFISVTPHELFERDNLDLLVTVPVPMTTAALGGQIDAPCLVSEACDGQCRAPVSVPAGAQTGKTVRIKGKGMPHLNGRQRGDLVVELFVETPTDLTARQKELMQELAASFGDGQNPRNSSFAGKAKRFWADIVGNEAAN; encoded by the coding sequence ATGGCGACGCGTGATTATTACGAGATCCTGGGTGTCGAGCGGACGATCGACGCCGCCGGCCTGAAATCGGCCTATCGCAAGCTGGCGATGAAGCACCATCCGGACCGCAACGGCGGTTCTGATGAATCCCTGGCGCTCTTCAAGGAAATCTCCGAGGCCTATACCGTCCTGTCGGACGATCAGAAGCGTGCGGCCTATGACCGGTTCGGCCATGCCGGCGTGAACGGCGGGGCGGGTCAGGGCTTTGGTGGCGGCCAGGGCTTTGCCGACGTCAACGACATCTTCTCGCAGGTCTTCGGCGACGCCTTCGGCGATGTCTTCGGCGGGCGCGGCGGTGGCCGGGCGTCGGGCGGACCGCGCCGCGGCTCGGACCTGCGCTATGACCTCGAGATCACCCTGGAGCAGGCCTACAAGGGTTCAGACGTCGAGATCGCCGTCCCCTCGACTGCCACCTGCGAGACCTGCGAGGGTTCGGGGGCCAAGGCCGGGACCAAACCGGTCACCTGCACCACCTGCCAGGGCGCTGGACGCGTCCGTCAGGCCAACGGTTTCTTCCAGGTGGAGCGGACCTGCCCGCGCTGTGGCGGCAACGGCCAGATGATTGCCGAACCCTGCGGCACCTGCCATGGCCACGGCCAGGTGCGCAAAACGCGCAAGATGAGCCTGAAAATCCCCGCCGGGGTCGACGACGGCTCGCGCATCCGTCTGTCGGGCGAAGGCGATTCCGGCCAGCGCGGCGGACCGCGCGGCGATCTCTACGTCTTCATCTCGGTGACCCCGCACGAACTGTTCGAGCGTGACAACCTGGACCTGCTGGTCACTGTGCCCGTGCCCATGACGACCGCCGCCCTAGGGGGGCAGATCGATGCGCCCTGCCTGGTTTCCGAGGCCTGCGACGGTCAGTGCCGGGCGCCCGTCAGCGTTCCTGCCGGTGCCCAGACAGGCAAAACGGTCCGGATCAAGGGCAAGGGCATGCCGCATCTGAACGGTCGCCAGCGCGGCGATCTGGTGGTCGAGCTGTTCGTCGAGACGCCGACCGACTTGACCGCCCGGCAGAAGGAACTGATGCAGGAACTGGCTGCCTCCTTCGGAGATGGCCAGAATCCCCGCAACTCCAGCTTCGCCGGCAAGGCCAAGCGGTTCTGGGCCGACATCGTCGGCAATGAGGCAGCGAATTGA
- the dapB gene encoding 4-hydroxy-tetrahydrodipicolinate reductase has product MSALFHAGISGARGRMGRAVSQVLDARDDVVVAARFDWGETADLSLCDVVIDFSTPEASVALAKTCVERGGPALVIGSTGFTPEQDAEIEAAARTLAIVRSGNFSLGVNILIGLVEHAAQRLDPRDWDIEVLEAHHRRKVDAPSGTALMLGEAAANGRGVDLKTVRAAPYDGIHGERETGRIGFASLRAGGIVGEHTVLFASEDETLTLSHSAIDRSLFAKGAVAAAAWVRTRRPGLYDMQDVLGFRQA; this is encoded by the coding sequence ATGAGTGCACTCTTCCATGCCGGCATCTCCGGCGCGCGCGGCCGCATGGGCCGGGCCGTATCGCAGGTCCTGGACGCGCGTGACGATGTCGTCGTGGCCGCCCGATTTGACTGGGGCGAGACGGCCGATCTGTCGCTTTGCGATGTGGTCATCGATTTTTCGACGCCCGAGGCATCGGTCGCCCTGGCCAAGACCTGCGTGGAACGGGGCGGCCCGGCGCTGGTCATCGGATCGACCGGTTTCACCCCGGAACAGGACGCCGAGATCGAAGCTGCGGCCCGGACGCTCGCGATCGTCCGCAGCGGAAATTTCTCGCTGGGCGTCAACATCCTGATCGGCCTGGTCGAGCATGCGGCGCAGCGCCTGGATCCCCGGGACTGGGACATCGAGGTCCTGGAGGCCCACCACCGACGCAAGGTCGACGCGCCTTCGGGCACAGCCCTGATGCTGGGCGAAGCGGCGGCCAATGGTCGAGGCGTCGACCTGAAGACTGTGCGGGCTGCACCCTATGACGGCATCCACGGCGAGCGTGAGACCGGACGGATCGGGTTTGCCTCCCTGCGGGCTGGTGGCATCGTCGGTGAGCATACCGTGCTGTTCGCGTCAGAGGACGAGACCCTGACCCTCAGCCATTCTGCGATCGACCGATCTCTGTTTGCGAAGGGCGCCGTCGCCGCTGCCGCCTGGGTCCGCACCCGTCGCCCCGGCCTTTACGACATGCAGGACGTTCTGGGCTTCCGCCAGGCCTAG
- a CDS encoding Flp family type IVb pilin: protein MTKFVSRFVKDESGATAIEYGLIAALIAVVIIAAVTALGTTISEKFTEVVEGMGGSV from the coding sequence ATGACCAAGTTCGTTTCGCGTTTCGTCAAGGATGAGTCCGGTGCCACGGCGATCGAGTACGGCCTGATTGCTGCTCTGATCGCCGTCGTGATCATCGCCGCCGTGACCGCGCTGGGCACGACCATCAGCGAGAAGTTCACCGAAGTCGTCGAAGGCATGGGCGGCAGCGTCTAA
- a CDS encoding Flp family type IVb pilin: protein MTKFVSRFVKDESGATAIEYGLIAALIAVVIIAAVTALGTTISEKFTEVVEGMGGSV from the coding sequence ATGACCAAGTTCGTTTCGCGTTTCGTCAAGGACGAGTCCGGTGCCACCGCCATCGAGTATGGCCTGATCGCCGCCCTGATCGCTGTCGTGATCATCGCCGCCGTGACCGCCCTGGGCACGACCATCAGCGAGAAGTTCACGGAAGTTGTCGAAGGCATGGGCGGCAGCGTCTAA